From the genome of Cryomorphaceae bacterium:
AGAGCCTGTCGAATACCAAAAGAGGTCAGGTAGCGATCGGTGCTTCCGGGAAAACCCATCACCATGGCGAAATCGCCCTCCTCTACTCCATCGAGTGAAACCGGCAGGTGATGACGGGGCTTGAGGGGTACATTGTCTTCGCTGTAGGGCGCAGGCTTCCCATCCGGACCTGAGTACACCCTCATCAGGGCAAAATCACCAGTATGGCGGGGCCACATCCAGTTGTCGGTATCTCCGCCGTATTTTCCGATGCTTTCGGGCGGAGCCCCTACAAGGCGCACATCCTGAAACACTTCATAGAGGAACAGGTAGTATTCATTTCCACGGAAAAAATCGCGCACTCTTGCGCGGTAATGATTGCCTTCGGATGCTTCCTTTTCAATTTCGCGCATCACTGCCGAAACAGCCGCCTCGCGCTCCGATTCAGACATTTCGTTATTCACAGCAGCCAGCACCCGCTCTGTTACATCATCCATCCGAACCACGAAAGATGCAGTAAGTCCACGGTTGGGCAGTTCCTGATCGCGGCTCATGGCCCAAAAACCGTTGGTAAGGTAGTCGTTTTCTACCGAGCTATGGGTACGAATAGCATCGTATGCACAGTGGTGATTGGTGAGCATCAGGCCCTGATCGCTGATGATTTCACCGGTACAAAAACCACCGAGCGAAACGATGGCATCTTTGAGACTGCTGTTGTTTACGCTGTAAATTTCTTCGGGCGTAAGTTGAAGACCCATTTCCTGCAGATCGCGCTGATTAAGGCGCTTAATCATCAGCGGTAGCCACATTCCTTCGTCGGCCTTTACAGGAGCAACCTGCAACAAGGCGGCGAAGATTAAGAGAACACTAAACCATTTTTTCATGTTGATTGCGTTTGAATTCAAGGGCGCGAAGTTAAGGTTTTCGGAAGGATGGCTGACCCAAATGTGATGGGTGGCGAGGAATCCCGGGTTCGATAAAAAGTAGCGGTGCAACTTCTCAAAGATGACTCCAGGGCTTACTCTGAGTCAATCCCTCGAAAAAGGCCGTATAATCAACCGGATATCGCGGTTGTAGTTGAAGAAGTTGTGCGTCCAGTTAATGAAAACAATGAGGCGATTGCGAAAGCCAACCAGCGACATAAGGTGTACGAACATCCAGACAAACCACGCAAAGGTTCCCTGCAGTTTCCATCGCGGCAAATCGGCAACTGCCCGTTTACGGCCAATGGTCGCCATAGAACCAAGGTCCTTGTATAGAAATGGTTTCGGCTCCTTTCCTTCCGATTGACGAATCAGGTTTCGGGCAAGGTTTTGTGCGGATTGAATGGCGACCTGGGCTACCATCGGGTGGCCCTGCGGAAACGCCTCTGTTTCCATGTAAGCCACATCGCCTATGGCATAAACGTTGTCACAATCTTTTACGCGGTTGTGCTCATTTACCCATAATCGCTGCTGACGCCCCAACTGATCCGTAGAAAACCCGTGGACAGGCGCTCCCTTTACGCCAGCTGCCCAGATAAAGGTTTGGGTAGGCATGGGTTTCTGGCTTGTGGTTATGGTTTTACCGTCGTAGTCTTCTACTTTGGTGTTAAGCCACACCTGTACCCCAAGCTTTTCGAGGTAGCTTTTAGCCTTTTCTGAAGCCTTAGGGCTCATGGATGCCAATACGCGCTCTCCCGCCTCCACGAGGTGAATGTTCATCCGGCGAAAATCGAGATCGGGGTAATCACTTGGAAGTACGTGTCTGCGGAGCTCTGCAATGGCACCCGCAAGTTCCACTCCCGTGGGGCCTGCACCCACAATGACCACGTTCATCAGGCTTTCACGCTCTTTGAGATCACTGGTAAGAAGCGCCTTTTCAAAGTTCTGCAACAATAACGACCGGATATCCAAGGCCTCAGGAATGTTCTTCATTCCCATAGAGAGCGATTCGAAAGAGGCGTTGCCAAAAAAATTGGTGGTTGAACCCGTAGCCACCACAAGGTAGTCGTACTGCAGGTTGCCTATGTCGGTCTGCACCTCGCTATTCTCAACATCTACACCCGTTACTTTACTCATGCGGAAGTAAAACTCGTGTCGTTTCATAAACACCTTCCGGAGCGGGTACGCAATAGAATCGGGTTCAAGACCTGCGGTTGCAACCTGGTAAAGCAGGGGCTGAAACGTGTGATAGTTGTGCTGGTCAATCAACACGGTTTGGAAGCGTTTGGCGGGCAGCCGTGTAATAAGTTGCATTCCTCCAAAACCGCCACCAATTACCACCAGTCGCGGAAGATTGGTTTCAGGGATGTTCATGCCTTCAGCACTTTTTAGCATATCCGTACTATTTCGCGCAAAGGTACGCTCAGAAAAGTCTGAAAATTTGACAACTATCTTAAAAAACCTGAAAGTGTGCGCCCGGGCACCTAAAGCGTGCTCTTTCTATTCAAAAAAAGCTGTTTTGTACTGTGCAATGCGAATGAACTCGGTGGCCTCGTCTTTGGCGAGACGGGCTTTCATCAGCCAGTTCGCCTCGTCGTACAGGTATTCTATTCTTCGGATACTCTCACTGTTGAGTTTTTCATAGGCCTCAAGCAGGTTACCGGCATCGTCATACACATAGCTAAAGTGAAGGGTATCGGGAATGGACATATTGGCGCGAACTATTTTTTCACTTAGGAGACCTCTTTCGTTGTAGTCGTACTTCACGGAACTCATCCTGTTGTTGGTGATAAAACGGGTGCGATGCTCACGAAGATAGCCGTGTTCATCGAGAATCAGCCACTCCTCTTTGTACGGCTTATCATAGCTGTTGTAAGTGGTACGTTTCTCGCCGTTTTCCAGCTCGGTATAGCGAATCTGCTCGGTGTAAATTTCGGTTCGTTTCGGGCCTGTTGTGGAAAGCGTGTCGCGGGGCGATTCCATGCGCGAGCATGTTTCACTAATCACACGGCGCTGGTCGTCGTAAGTATATCGGTAGGACGTGGCTCCGTGAATATCTGCCACAATCCGATCGAGCAGCAAGCCATCGCTGTCGTAGCGATACACAATGGCGTTGAACTCGCGCTGGCCACGGATCATTCGGGATGTTTCTACTTTAAAGAGCCTTCCTGCGCGGTCAAACTCGTAGGTGATGTTCTCGTCCGATTCGCGAATAATATCTGACTCACGCTTGGAAGAAAAACTGCCAGAAATCTCAGAAACCTTGTTGGCCCGCACAAAGGCCGGGTTAAAGCGGTGATCATCAACCAGCGAAATGCCGCGTGAATTATCAATGAGCTGAGCAAAAACGGCACACGGAAAAAGTGCCATCCACATCAACCACATTGCTCCTTGTTTCACCATCTGAGTTGTTTCAGGGCAGCCGCAACCTCGTTTACCGGCATTTGGCATGCTCTGTTTTCGCAGACAAAGATGGTGGTTTGGTTTTCAAAAAAGCGACTTTCGAACAAAGGCAGTTCACTTTCATGCTTTGCAGCCAGCACGGAAACATTGGGCGTGAAGTTGGATTGCAGCTCTAACGCCAAGGTTATGGCTTCATCGCCGGTAATCACCACCTCGCGCCAGTTGTACACTTCGCCCAGCATCAGGTTGGCCCAGTTGCTGTAACCCGATGCGTACTTTGGAATCATGGGTGCTACGTTGCGGAGCATCTGCCGTGAGCGCTCAAGGTATGCCTCATTGAACCAAAGGTGGCCTTGCAAAAAGAGCACACGCGCCATCACAGAGTTGGAGGATGGTATCACGTTATCGCTCACCTCGGTTTTTCTCGCAATCAGCGGAGGATCCAAATCAGAAGTGAAATAAAACATGCCTGTTTCCTCTTGTGAAAAATGTGCAATGGTGTAATCGGTAAGCTCGCGGGCCGTTTCGAGCCATTGCTCCTCAAAGGTGGCTCGGTAAAGATCGAGCAGGGCTTCAATGGTGAAGCAGTAATCTTCCAGGTAGCCATTGATGGTGCTTTTGCCATCTTTGTAGCTGTGATTCAGGCCCCCGTCAGAGCGCCGCTGGGCAGAGAGCAGGAAATCCATATTCTTTCTGGCGGGTTCAAGGAAACGCTCATCACCAAAGGTGAGATAGGCTTCGCACAGTCCCGACACGGTAAGCGCATTCCATGAAGTGAGGGTTTTGTCGTCCAAACCGGGTCTTACGCGTTTTTCGCGGGCTGCAAGCAGGGTCTTGTTTACCTCACCTTGTTTGGCAAGCAGTTCCTCGGGTGTAAGCTTGTGGATTTGCATCAGCTCCTCATCGGTCTTTTTGCGGAGCGGAATGTTGTTTCCGTGTTCCCAAAGTGCGGTGCCGCCAATGCTGTAAAGGTCTTTCACAAAAGGGAAATCATCGCCGAACAGCTCTTTCAGTTCGTCCTCTTTCCACACATAGAACTTTCCTTCCTCGCCTTCGCTGTCTGCGTCGAGGGCACTGTAAAAAGCACCGTTTGCGGCCGTCATTTCCCGCTCAAGCCATTCGGCTGTTTGATATACCACGTGTTTGTGAAGCGGGTCGCGGTAACGTCTGTATGCCAAGCTGTACAGGCTAAGCAACTGGCCGTTGTCGTAGAGCATTTTCTCGAAGTGGGGAACTTTCCACACCATGTCCACCGAATAGCGCGCAAAACCGCCACCTACCTGGTCGTAAATGCCGCCCATGGCCATTTTGTTGAGTGTAAGCTTTACGTGGGCACTCACTTTCTCATCGCCGGCTAAAAATCCGTAGTTGAGGAGAAACTGGTAGTTGTTGGGCAGCGGGAATTTCGGAGCGCGGTTTGGTCCGCCGGCTATTTCGTCAAAGGAGTCTTTCCACTTGCGCACAGCAAGGTCCAGGGTATCGCGCGAGAGCCATGCCTCGTCTTCCTGGAGCTGCACAAGATCGCTTTGCTGCACGCCTTCGGTGAGTTTTTGGGCGTATTCGGCAAATTTTTCAGGTTCCTGTTGCCAGGTTTCGTGCAGGGTGATGAGGATTTTCTCCCATTGCGCAGGAGGGAAATAGGTTCCGCCATACACCGGTCGGCCATCGGGCAAAGTAAAGCAGTTGAGTGGCCAACCCCCGCTTCCAGTCATAAGTTGTACGGCATTCATGTAGATTTGATCTACATCGGGGCGCTCTTCACGATCAACCTTCACCGACACAAAATGCTCGTTCATAATGGCTGCGAGGGTGTCGTTTTCAAACGACTCGCGCTCCATCACGTGACACCAGTGGCAGGCAGAATAGCCGATACTAATCAGCACCAGCTTGTTTTCCTTGCGGGCTTTTTCAAATGCTTCTTCTCCCCAAGGGTACCAATCTACGGGGTTGTATGCATGCTGAAGGAGATATGGGCTGCTCTCATTGGCAAGTCTGTTGGGCTGTTTGTCGTGCTTCATGGAATCGGTTTGGGGTGAGCAGGAAAAAAAGGAGGCCAGAACCAAAAGGTTCAGCCAGCGCAGCTTTATGAGCATCACCGGGTGCATAGGGCGCAAAGATAAAGGGAACCGCACAAGAGCGGGGCCACTGAAGTTACACGCCGTTTCAGCGCGGGCGGATATTTCCGTCAAAGGCAACTTTTTCGCGATGATCTACATCAAAATTTTTGGTGAACAAACCGGAGCCTCCACGCACTTTTCCGTGCAGCCTGACATCCAGCGATTGGGTAATCAGGCTACCCACCAGTACACTGATGAGGTTGCTTCCGGCTTTTTCTGCACTTACTGACGACTGAACATTTACATACCCTTTGAACTTTTTGGGCACTTGCACCGGCTCTTCGAGGTAGAGTTTACCAAAGTTCACGCGGTTGATTTCCATTTCGAGGTCAGTGCTGGAAACCTTTAGCGGGTAGCTGTTGGGGTTGTCAATATGCACATCAAAGGAGAAATACAAACGATCGGAGCCCATGGATTTCACCCTGAACTTGCGAATATCGGTGATGTCCACATCGTTGTATGAGCAGGA
Proteins encoded in this window:
- a CDS encoding thioredoxin domain-containing protein, whose translation is MLIKLRWLNLLVLASFFSCSPQTDSMKHDKQPNRLANESSPYLLQHAYNPVDWYPWGEEAFEKARKENKLVLISIGYSACHWCHVMERESFENDTLAAIMNEHFVSVKVDREERPDVDQIYMNAVQLMTGSGGWPLNCFTLPDGRPVYGGTYFPPAQWEKILITLHETWQQEPEKFAEYAQKLTEGVQQSDLVQLQEDEAWLSRDTLDLAVRKWKDSFDEIAGGPNRAPKFPLPNNYQFLLNYGFLAGDEKVSAHVKLTLNKMAMGGIYDQVGGGFARYSVDMVWKVPHFEKMLYDNGQLLSLYSLAYRRYRDPLHKHVVYQTAEWLEREMTAANGAFYSALDADSEGEEGKFYVWKEDELKELFGDDFPFVKDLYSIGGTALWEHGNNIPLRKKTDEELMQIHKLTPEELLAKQGEVNKTLLAAREKRVRPGLDDKTLTSWNALTVSGLCEAYLTFGDERFLEPARKNMDFLLSAQRRSDGGLNHSYKDGKSTINGYLEDYCFTIEALLDLYRATFEEQWLETARELTDYTIAHFSQEETGMFYFTSDLDPPLIARKTEVSDNVIPSSNSVMARVLFLQGHLWFNEAYLERSRQMLRNVAPMIPKYASGYSNWANLMLGEVYNWREVVITGDEAITLALELQSNFTPNVSVLAAKHESELPLFESRFFENQTTIFVCENRACQMPVNEVAAALKQLRW
- a CDS encoding NAD(P)/FAD-dependent oxidoreductase — translated: MNIPETNLPRLVVIGGGFGGMQLITRLPAKRFQTVLIDQHNYHTFQPLLYQVATAGLEPDSIAYPLRKVFMKRHEFYFRMSKVTGVDVENSEVQTDIGNLQYDYLVVATGSTTNFFGNASFESLSMGMKNIPEALDIRSLLLQNFEKALLTSDLKERESLMNVVIVGAGPTGVELAGAIAELRRHVLPSDYPDLDFRRMNIHLVEAGERVLASMSPKASEKAKSYLEKLGVQVWLNTKVEDYDGKTITTSQKPMPTQTFIWAAGVKGAPVHGFSTDQLGRQQRLWVNEHNRVKDCDNVYAIGDVAYMETEAFPQGHPMVAQVAIQSAQNLARNLIRQSEGKEPKPFLYKDLGSMATIGRKRAVADLPRWKLQGTFAWFVWMFVHLMSLVGFRNRLIVFINWTHNFFNYNRDIRLIIRPFSRD